A region of Paenibacillus sp. JNUCC-31 DNA encodes the following proteins:
- a CDS encoding urease accessory protein UreD, translating to MNTARPTAINSSSPLHDGVESGPNRSAGEAVIRRSELRASLALQGGRTVMTDRYYSAPLRFSRSFRPPGGGDELCVYTSDVSPGVLNGDHYRSDWQLGQNTHLMLSSTSATRLHPTPTVPSSVNHHFRLEQGAVLEYFPECVIPFKGSSSALTTTFELGEQAVLAYADIWSAGRIHRGEAFQFKRYRSLTEIWHGKQLAVWDRFGLEPESDDPKSPAALMGYTHAAALWMIAPGLGAAQLESVRSTLPPDGRMLAGASLLATGGIGVRLLGMAAWELQEQCLRIWNSLRPTLLGKPSLTFRK from the coding sequence ATGAACACGGCACGACCCACAGCCATTAATTCATCTTCCCCTTTACATGATGGAGTTGAATCTGGACCGAACCGCAGTGCTGGAGAGGCCGTGATACGCCGCAGCGAGCTCAGGGCCTCACTTGCCCTCCAAGGCGGGCGCACCGTCATGACGGATCGTTATTACAGCGCCCCTCTCCGGTTCAGTCGATCCTTTCGGCCTCCGGGTGGCGGAGATGAATTATGTGTATATACTTCAGACGTTTCCCCAGGTGTGCTGAACGGTGATCATTATCGATCCGATTGGCAGTTGGGCCAGAACACCCACCTCATGCTAAGCAGCACATCAGCGACGAGGCTCCATCCCACACCTACTGTTCCGTCGTCTGTGAACCATCACTTTCGACTGGAACAAGGAGCGGTACTGGAGTACTTTCCCGAATGCGTCATTCCATTCAAAGGCAGCTCCTCTGCACTCACCACGACCTTTGAGCTAGGAGAACAAGCAGTACTTGCATACGCGGATATCTGGTCCGCTGGACGGATTCATCGGGGTGAGGCCTTTCAGTTCAAGCGCTATCGCAGTCTGACAGAAATCTGGCATGGGAAGCAGTTGGCCGTATGGGATCGATTCGGACTCGAACCAGAATCCGACGATCCGAAATCACCCGCAGCGTTAATGGGCTATACTCATGCTGCTGCTTTGTGGATGATCGCCCCTGGATTGGGCGCAGCACAATTGGAATCTGTACGGTCCACCTTGCCACCAGATGGCCGCATGCTTGCCGGAGCCAGTTTACTCGCTACAGGCGGGATTGGTGTTCGTTTGCTCGGCATGGCAGCCTGGGAACTTCAAGAGCAATGCCTTCGGATCTGGAATTCCCTTCGTCCCACCCTTTTGGGCAAACCAAGCCTCACATTCCGCAAGTGA
- the ureG gene encoding urease accessory protein UreG, giving the protein MCGGANHTHHAEWERKIFDRSRPMRIGIGGPVGSGKTALVEKLSKALRTRYSLAVITNDIYTKEDAEILLRQNALEPERIIGVETGGCPHTAIREDASMNFEAVDELIERFPDLQLIFIESGGDNLSAAFSPELADVFIYIIDVAQGEKLPRKGGPGITRSDLLLINKTDLAPYVGASLQVMKNDTERVREGRPYVMSNLMSGEGVSEIVHWLEHQYMDDDASAAHLLTHTHEHGTTHSH; this is encoded by the coding sequence ATGTGTGGAGGAGCTAATCATACGCATCATGCAGAATGGGAACGCAAGATATTTGATCGGAGTCGCCCGATGCGAATCGGGATCGGCGGGCCGGTAGGTTCAGGGAAAACAGCCCTTGTGGAGAAACTATCCAAGGCACTGCGTACACGTTACAGTCTGGCCGTGATTACCAATGATATTTATACGAAGGAAGATGCCGAAATCTTACTGCGTCAGAATGCCCTCGAACCGGAACGTATTATCGGTGTAGAGACAGGCGGATGCCCGCATACCGCTATTCGAGAGGATGCTTCCATGAATTTCGAAGCCGTTGATGAGTTGATTGAACGCTTCCCGGATCTGCAGCTGATCTTTATCGAAAGCGGTGGTGACAACCTGTCTGCAGCTTTCAGTCCGGAACTGGCGGATGTTTTTATATACATTATTGACGTGGCTCAAGGGGAAAAACTGCCACGTAAAGGCGGCCCAGGCATCACTCGTTCAGATCTATTACTTATTAATAAGACTGACCTCGCGCCTTATGTTGGCGCAAGTCTGCAAGTCATGAAGAATGATACCGAGCGGGTACGTGAAGGGCGCCCTTATGTGATGTCGAACCTGATGAGCGGCGAAGGGGTATCCGAGATCGTACACTGGCTTGAACATCAATATATGGATGACGATGCTTCCGCTGCGCATCTGCTTACGCACACCCATGAACACGGCACGACCCACAGCCATTAA